The following proteins come from a genomic window of bacterium:
- a CDS encoding site-specific DNA-methyltransferase, with protein sequence PPKAHDVSKAIDKANGETGRLLRFTGWMRETGLTARQIDEATETNMGGHYLTAKSQPAIPTRCQWAKLRPLCGDIPAWVDELVDRIEAEREVVGQDTKARSTSGKSALPSVGGETVYETWDITAPATAAAREWAGWGTALKPAWEPIIVARKPLEGTVAENVLRHGTGALNVDGCRVGTVDDVPSVHATRRSDYPQSYKGDGAGWGRSRGGFAGDSVCWEPNGGRWPANLIHDGSDEVVGLFPQTTSGSGQRRPKPTENRAAYMAGWPANGYERDGDSGSAARFFYCAKASKADREEGCEGLDEKELKAYGDFEGTPEHGPKKNVRAKNHHPTVKPTALMRYLCRLVTHPDGVVLDPFAGSGSTGKAAMLEGFRFIGIERDPEYAKIAEARISAALLPLEAIT encoded by the coding sequence CCCCCCGAAAGCGCACGATGTCAGCAAGGCGATTGACAAGGCGAACGGAGAAACTGGCCGGTTGCTGAGGTTCACGGGATGGATGCGGGAAACGGGGCTCACGGCACGGCAGATTGACGAAGCCACCGAGACGAATATGGGGGGGCACTACCTGACGGCCAAGAGCCAACCTGCCATCCCGACTCGGTGCCAATGGGCCAAACTGCGCCCTTTGTGCGGCGATATCCCTGCGTGGGTCGATGAGTTGGTTGATCGCATCGAAGCCGAGCGGGAGGTGGTGGGGCAGGACACCAAGGCGCGGAGCACGAGTGGGAAAAGTGCACTCCCCTCAGTCGGCGGGGAAACGGTTTATGAGACGTGGGACATCACCGCCCCCGCCACCGCCGCCGCCCGCGAGTGGGCAGGTTGGGGCACGGCGCTCAAACCAGCGTGGGAGCCGATCATTGTGGCGCGGAAGCCGCTCGAAGGCACCGTAGCCGAGAATGTGCTGCGGCACGGGACGGGGGCGCTAAATGTGGACGGGTGCAGGGTGGGGACGGTGGATGATGTCCCATCTGTTCACGCTACAAGGCGGTCAGATTATCCACAGTCCTACAAGGGAGATGGCGCTGGGTGGGGAAGATCGAGGGGTGGGTTCGCTGGGGATAGTGTCTGCTGGGAACCGAATGGAGGCCGCTGGCCCGCGAACCTGATCCACGACGGCAGCGACGAGGTGGTTGGGCTGTTTCCGCAGACGACGAGCGGGAGTGGTCAGCGAAGGCCGAAACCGACAGAGAACCGAGCGGCATACATGGCAGGCTGGCCTGCAAACGGATACGAACGCGACGGCGACTCCGGTTCCGCCGCCCGCTTCTTCTACTGCGCCAAGGCGAGCAAGGCGGACCGGGAAGAGGGGTGCGAGGGGTTGGATGAAAAGGAACTCAAGGCATACGGTGACTTTGAGGGAACGCCTGAACATGGCCCGAAAAAGAACGTCCGTGCCAAGAACCACCACCCGACCGTCAAACCTACCGCCCTCATGCGCTACCTGTGCCGCCTCGTGACGCACCCGGATGGTGTGGTGCTTGACCCGTTCGCCGGGAGCGGCAGCACGGGCAAGGCGGCCATGCTGGAGGGCTTCCGCTTCATCGGCATTGAGCGCGACCCAGAGTACGCCAAGATCGCCGAGGCACGCATCAGCGCCGCACTGCTCCCATTGGAGGCGATAACATGA